A single genomic interval of Zingiber officinale cultivar Zhangliang chromosome 4A, Zo_v1.1, whole genome shotgun sequence harbors:
- the LOC121971190 gene encoding 1-aminocyclopropane-1-carboxylate oxidase homolog 1-like codes for MAATTAVAGDGPHPVSDGRLEELLAFDATKAGVKGLVDSGTTELPRIFIHSPDELPGTKDAAAPTDLQVPIIDLSGLVHRREEVVRLVREASSSWGFFQLVNHGVPPEIVEAALQGNRRFHELNPSEKAKLYCRDSKMSVKYLSNNDLFVTRVAKWRDTLYCSFGASLNPQEIPSVCREATLTYYEQMVRLAELVLELLSEALGLSRDYLKRPNLSSKCTISAHYYPACPQPELTMCTARHSDPISLTLLVENAFGGLQVRHKGYWVDVPPVPGAIVVNVGDLLQLISNDKFISVEHRVLASRQGPRLSVAMFFAPNTDEKTLYGPIEEILLDDEVPKYREVLFADYIKCFSDRGTGRDSPLEQFTL; via the exons ATGGCAGCAACCACCGCCGTCGCCGGCGACGGACCACACCCCGTTTCTGACGGCCGCCTGGAAGAGCTACTCGCTTTCGACGCCACCAAAGCCGGCGTCAAAGGACTCGTCGACAGCGGCACCACCGAGCTCCCGCGGATCTTCATCCACTCCCCCGACGAACTCCCGGGTACCAAGGACGCTGCCGCCCCCACCGACCTCCAAGTCCCCATCATCGACCTCTCCGGCCTCGTCCACCGGCGGGAGGAGGTGGTGAGATTAGTCCGTGAGGCGTCGAGCTCCTGGGGATTCTTCCAACTAGTGAACCACGGCGTCCCGCCAGAGATCGTCGAAGCCGCGCTGCAGGGGAACAGGAGGTTCCACGAGCTCAACCCGTCGGAGAAGGCGAAGCTCTACTGCCGTGATTCGAAGATGAGCGTGAAGTATCTCAGCAACAACGACCTGTTCGTGACGAGAGTTGCCAAATGGAGGGACACGCTCTACTGCTCCTTCGGCGCCTCCCTGAATCCCCAAGAAATCCCCAGCGTCTGCAGAGAAGCGACGCTGACCTACTACGAGCAGATGGTCCGCTTGGCTGAACTGGTCTTAGAGCTGCTGTCCGAAGCGCTCGGACTGAGCCGAGACTACCTGAAGAGGCCCAACCTGTCGAGCAAGTGCACGATATCAGCGCACTACTACCCGGCGTGCCCACAGCCGGAGCTCACCATGTGCACCGCCAGGCACTCCGATCCGATCTCCCTGACCCTATTGGTGGAGAATGCGTTCGGCGGCTTGCAGGTGCGTCACAAGGGCTACTGGGTGGACGTTCCGCCTGTTCCTGGTGCGATCGTGGTCAACGTCGGCGATCTCCTGCAG CTCATTAGCAACGACAAGTTCATCAGCGTGGAGCATCGCGTGTTGGCGAGCCGGCAAGGGCCTCGATTGTCGGTGGCGATGTTCTTTGCTCCAAACACCGACGAGAAGACTCTATATGGCCCGATCGAGGAGATACTGCTGGATGACGAGGTGCCAAAGTATCGAGAAGTACTTTTCGCGGATTATATCAAGTGTTTTTCTGATAGGGGAACCGGAAGGGACTCTCCACTCGAGCAATTCACtctttga